The proteins below are encoded in one region of Leptotrichia sp. oral taxon 218:
- a CDS encoding translocation/assembly module TamB domain-containing protein, whose translation MRYLKKSLMVFIPLLLALIALKYYISTPHFKSTLTNILKTNVLNVEFDKVRLYGFDKIQIDNLKVRDLSGNMVIDAKKAVAKINLLTPTRLNRIDIYNATVNLERRKDNDFNIFHIMKKEKKVKTFDRTSRIGKIFVHNALINYADTSFKEKIRKSMSSVNGNLESAKSRGFLLVAKGTGNLNADNTLETLGIELNQKLNSEQSLKSRFDKIKNSSEKRKELHLNFDFGNVKVTKELGQYLPLEMITIKGGMLNGKLNLTKNEVTETMEPTGNLAVKNGILSYIDFDGDIDKINANINMTKENIKIDANSMLAQKPVSLLLNYGQKNSKLTLKIKTKEVPYSQIARYKILKDFKVKAEGNVTGELNVKVDVEKAKTKEQEKKNEIEKDKNKNKNNSKEKPAKVELDGKFSSKNIKIENYNFRNISTNMKLSTQKGFLELNDTAFRFDEVISGFHIKDDVKIPKFIYDLNKKTGKGNYVLINKGSDYDIPRFTGSAQISNKNIISGTLVSKKLNADYVVNPTAKTVLVNAKGKGYITVKYGGKKYVISPEVRKLFVKFDAKNMLRSGNIKAKIKNLPIKMIESVVADININRGNYNIKAKVNTGGIVVNIKGTTTADMKHSYSIRNESEMDLAKLLKNYGYNFKGMDRAKLPMDVKARIGGTNEKIGGSYEIYSPYGEYFVKYKNLHASGKIRDLAKMDLDMNVLANEVLWEDQRLKNLTAKLNMKNDILKIQSLGNDKLFAQGSYHLKTGRAEIDAKLNNYVFKSKKLNDAKFLLNAKAKISGKVDDKLSGNFEVYSPYGEYIAEFENLHANGKIHDLAKMNFDMNVFADEVWYQYHRLKNLTAKLNMKNDILKIESLGNDKLFAQGSYNLKTKNVKLDGELKNYVVYGVTDPQLSMYVDSLKANIFGTPDNLNGRILLTPSTTKINFNSIGQTRADLDIKNSVVNFKDVTLRGNNISGTYNLKNKVADLELNLDEDDIPKLLKVDDLTFGTKSKINLKGHLNKFNMYGHLILGNMSYRSYKIPHIVANIDYSNGNIDKLFKYGIFDIKSLKFIGENDETLFETNTKFDLANVDIDYKVEDHNFALDSVQDLKNKGYSGNIDFNFFYKGSFEKFLTGLKIKSDKVTLAGFPVTNLDVDLQGNEKTVNIGLFNLNYENNPLVVSGYFDYSPIKYDISVLAQNFNLNFLEANKDVASASGIANIDAILSSSNGTSGHILLNNFNYKTKDELTLVDNVNANIDLKGTKLIVNRLDGGFNNGTFNVTGNLDVPTIPPDFMKTKRLQFGKFELNADLNKLGLHYGTDIDYAVTGDLVLTEDRLFGNLLVSDAEIRAIPDFENKAASNTSELQKQEKDKSIVEGIVEEVLDKIMKQYTANLNIQIGDRVKLNIPSVSLVKNIKGTIKGASEITFENGAIGLIGDFNVSKGSFYLNGNEFKINNSVISISKSTLETDFMSNAFVDFEASTKIGTDRIEINATGNINNPSIKFSSSSGKTEEEIISLLAFDKVIGNGSKNKKDGKDNSEDGVIVAGSLLNTALNELIFSSITDKIEGALGLSKVSVSTNIDKSNRTGKYNASTTLSLQDKLYKDKVYWNLAIKFPFQSSGEKEENPIGYNAWLSYNIATGLDLRVGGETAPKNNKINLRAPNRKQNRINYYFGVDFSTKADSIGDLFKRIFKKRKLDTLKK comes from the coding sequence ATGAGATATTTGAAAAAATCTTTAATGGTTTTTATTCCGCTTCTTTTGGCTTTGATTGCACTAAAGTACTATATTTCAACACCACATTTTAAGTCAACGCTGACGAACATTTTGAAAACAAATGTATTAAATGTTGAGTTTGACAAAGTTAGACTTTATGGATTTGACAAGATTCAGATTGATAATTTGAAAGTTAGAGATTTGTCAGGAAATATGGTAATTGATGCAAAAAAGGCAGTTGCAAAAATAAATTTACTTACACCGACTAGGCTTAACAGAATAGATATTTACAATGCAACTGTAAATTTGGAGCGAAGAAAAGATAATGACTTTAATATTTTTCACATAATGAAGAAAGAAAAAAAAGTAAAAACATTTGACAGGACAAGTCGAATTGGAAAAATTTTTGTTCACAATGCGCTGATTAATTATGCCGATACAAGTTTTAAAGAAAAAATACGAAAATCTATGTCAAGTGTAAATGGAAATTTGGAATCTGCAAAATCTCGTGGATTTTTGTTAGTGGCAAAAGGAACGGGAAACTTGAATGCGGACAATACGCTTGAAACTTTGGGAATCGAATTAAATCAAAAGTTAAATTCGGAGCAGTCGTTAAAGTCAAGATTTGATAAAATTAAAAATAGTTCTGAAAAGAGAAAAGAGCTTCATTTAAATTTTGATTTTGGAAATGTGAAAGTTACAAAAGAACTTGGTCAGTATCTTCCGCTTGAAATGATAACAATAAAAGGCGGAATGTTAAATGGAAAACTTAATTTGACAAAAAATGAAGTTACAGAAACTATGGAACCAACTGGAAATTTGGCTGTAAAAAATGGAATATTGAGTTATATTGATTTTGACGGCGATATTGATAAAATTAATGCAAATATCAATATGACAAAAGAAAACATTAAAATTGACGCAAATTCAATGTTGGCACAAAAACCAGTTTCACTGCTGTTAAATTATGGACAGAAAAATTCAAAACTTACTCTAAAAATAAAGACAAAAGAAGTTCCTTATTCGCAAATTGCAAGGTACAAAATTTTGAAAGATTTTAAAGTGAAAGCCGAAGGAAATGTCACTGGAGAATTAAATGTAAAAGTTGATGTTGAAAAAGCAAAAACGAAAGAGCAAGAGAAAAAAAATGAAATAGAAAAAGATAAAAATAAAAATAAAAATAACTCTAAAGAAAAACCTGCAAAAGTTGAATTAGATGGAAAATTTTCATCAAAAAATATAAAAATAGAAAATTATAACTTTAGAAATATTAGTACAAATATGAAACTTTCCACTCAAAAAGGTTTTTTAGAATTAAATGATACAGCTTTTCGTTTTGATGAAGTTATAAGCGGATTTCACATAAAAGATGATGTAAAAATTCCAAAATTTATATATGATTTAAATAAAAAAACTGGAAAAGGTAATTATGTCTTGATAAATAAAGGTTCAGATTACGATATTCCAAGGTTCACTGGAAGTGCACAAATTTCAAATAAAAATATTATTTCAGGAACACTTGTTTCAAAAAAATTAAATGCGGATTATGTAGTAAATCCAACTGCTAAAACAGTTCTTGTAAACGCAAAAGGAAAAGGTTACATAACTGTTAAATATGGCGGTAAAAAATATGTAATAAGTCCAGAAGTAAGAAAGTTATTTGTCAAATTTGATGCAAAAAATATGCTTCGTTCAGGAAATATAAAAGCAAAAATTAAAAATTTGCCAATAAAAATGATAGAGAGCGTAGTTGCGGACATAAATATAAATAGAGGAAATTACAACATAAAAGCTAAAGTAAATACTGGCGGAATCGTAGTAAATATAAAAGGTACAACGACAGCTGATATGAAACATTCTTACAGCATTCGAAATGAAAGTGAAATGGATTTGGCAAAACTTTTGAAAAATTATGGATATAATTTTAAAGGGATGGATAGAGCAAAACTTCCGATGGATGTGAAAGCTAGAATTGGCGGAACAAATGAGAAAATTGGAGGAAGTTATGAAATTTACAGTCCTTATGGAGAATATTTTGTAAAATATAAAAATTTACATGCGAGTGGGAAAATTCGTGATTTAGCAAAAATGGATTTGGATATGAATGTTCTGGCAAATGAAGTTTTGTGGGAAGACCAAAGACTTAAAAATTTAACTGCAAAATTAAATATGAAAAACGATATTTTGAAAATCCAAAGTTTGGGAAATGATAAATTGTTTGCACAAGGAAGTTATCATTTAAAAACTGGAAGAGCAGAAATTGACGCCAAATTGAATAATTATGTCTTTAAATCCAAAAAGTTAAATGACGCAAAATTTCTTTTAAATGCAAAGGCTAAGATTAGTGGGAAAGTCGATGACAAACTTTCTGGAAATTTTGAAGTTTACAGTCCTTATGGAGAGTATATTGCAGAGTTTGAAAATTTACATGCAAATGGAAAAATTCACGATTTGGCAAAAATGAACTTTGATATGAATGTTTTTGCGGATGAAGTTTGGTATCAATATCATAGACTTAAAAATTTGACTGCAAAATTGAATATGAAAAATGATATTTTAAAAATTGAAAGTTTAGGAAACGACAAATTATTTGCACAAGGAAGTTATAATTTAAAAACGAAAAATGTAAAACTTGACGGAGAACTTAAAAATTATGTCGTTTATGGCGTAACAGATCCACAGTTGAGCATGTATGTTGATAGTTTAAAAGCAAATATTTTTGGAACGCCAGATAATTTGAATGGAAGAATTTTGCTGACTCCGTCGACTACAAAAATTAATTTTAATTCGATTGGACAGACAAGAGCGGATTTAGATATAAAAAACAGCGTAGTAAACTTTAAAGATGTGACTTTGAGAGGAAATAATATTTCGGGAACATACAATTTGAAAAATAAAGTAGCTGATCTGGAACTTAATTTAGATGAAGACGATATTCCAAAATTATTAAAAGTCGACGATTTGACATTTGGAACAAAATCTAAAATTAATTTAAAAGGTCATTTAAATAAATTTAATATGTATGGACATTTAATTTTGGGAAATATGAGTTACAGAAGTTATAAAATTCCACATATTGTAGCAAATATCGACTACAGTAACGGAAATATTGATAAGTTATTTAAATATGGAATTTTTGATATAAAAAGTTTAAAATTTATCGGAGAAAATGATGAAACATTGTTTGAGACAAATACAAAATTTGACTTGGCAAATGTTGACATTGACTATAAAGTTGAAGATCACAATTTTGCGCTAGATTCAGTACAAGATTTGAAAAATAAAGGATATAGCGGAAATATTGACTTTAATTTCTTTTATAAAGGAAGTTTCGAGAAGTTTTTGACTGGATTAAAAATAAAATCTGACAAAGTAACTTTGGCTGGATTTCCAGTAACAAACCTTGATGTAGATCTTCAAGGAAATGAAAAGACAGTAAATATCGGACTATTTAATTTGAACTATGAAAATAATCCACTTGTAGTCAGCGGATATTTTGATTATTCGCCAATAAAATACGACATTTCGGTATTGGCACAAAACTTTAATTTAAACTTTCTGGAAGCTAATAAAGATGTGGCAAGTGCGAGTGGAATTGCAAATATTGACGCTATTCTTTCGAGTAGTAACGGAACTTCAGGGCATATTTTGTTAAATAATTTTAATTATAAGACAAAAGATGAGTTGACTTTGGTTGACAATGTCAATGCCAATATTGATTTGAAGGGCACAAAACTTATTGTAAATAGATTAGATGGTGGATTTAACAATGGAACATTTAATGTAACAGGAAATTTGGATGTGCCAACGATACCGCCTGACTTTATGAAAACTAAGCGATTGCAATTTGGGAAATTTGAGTTGAATGCGGATTTAAATAAACTTGGGCTTCATTATGGAACTGATATTGATTATGCGGTTACAGGAGATTTAGTACTGACTGAAGATAGATTGTTTGGAAATTTACTTGTAAGTGATGCTGAAATTAGAGCGATACCTGATTTTGAAAATAAAGCAGCTTCAAATACTTCTGAACTTCAAAAGCAGGAAAAAGATAAAAGCATTGTGGAAGGAATAGTTGAAGAAGTTTTAGACAAAATTATGAAACAATATACAGCTAATTTAAATATTCAAATTGGCGATAGAGTAAAATTAAACATTCCTAGTGTCAGCCTTGTTAAAAATATAAAAGGTACAATAAAAGGAGCGTCTGAAATTACATTTGAGAATGGAGCAATTGGATTAATTGGAGATTTTAATGTTTCAAAAGGTTCGTTTTATTTAAATGGAAATGAATTTAAAATAAATAATTCAGTAATTAGTATTTCAAAATCGACTTTGGAGACAGACTTTATGTCAAATGCATTTGTTGATTTTGAAGCAAGTACAAAAATTGGAACTGACAGAATAGAGATAAATGCCACAGGAAATATAAATAATCCTAGTATTAAATTTAGTTCAAGTTCTGGAAAAACTGAAGAAGAAATAATTTCACTTTTAGCTTTTGATAAAGTAATTGGAAATGGAAGCAAAAATAAAAAAGATGGAAAAGATAATTCAGAAGACGGAGTTATTGTAGCAGGTTCACTTTTAAATACTGCATTAAATGAGTTGATTTTTTCTTCAATAACTGATAAAATTGAAGGGGCCTTGGGACTATCAAAAGTATCTGTATCAACAAATATAGATAAATCAAATAGAACTGGTAAATATAATGCTTCTACAACATTAAGTTTACAGGATAAATTATATAAAGATAAGGTTTATTGGAATTTAGCAATAAAATTCCCTTTCCAATCTTCGGGAGAAAAAGAAGAAAATCCAATAGGATACAATGCTTGGTTAAGTTATAACATTGCAACTGGACTTGATCTTAGAGTTGGAGGAGAAACAGCGCCAAAAAATAATAAAATCAATTTAAGAGCACCGAATAGAAAGCAAAATAGGATAAATTATTATTTTGGAGTTGATTTTTCAACAAAAGCCGATAGTATTGGTGATTTATTTAAAAGAATATTCAAAAAAAGAAAATTGGATACATTAAAAAAATAG
- a CDS encoding bifunctional (p)ppGpp synthetase/guanosine-3',5'-bis(diphosphate) 3'-pyrophosphohydrolase, with the protein MEQEKVINKTSKELLEQLFDRIKKNNLDVDTEEISQAFTLANESHIGQKRKSGENYILHPVEVAEILVDLKMDTDTIVAGILHDVVEDTLITLPDIEYIFGADVRKLVDGVTKLRNLPRTDSKKIENIRKMVVAMSEDIRVVIIKLADRLHNMRTLKYMTPAKQLEKSKETLEIFATIAHRIGMSKIKTELEDISFRYLHPEEYQEIKELVNTKKQERENYTKKVIEKIEKELEKHNLKGEVTGRPKHLYSIYRKMIEKEKRFADLNDLIAVRIIVNREDECYNALGIIHNLFIPVPGRFKDYIAAPKINGYQSIHTTVNGPDNQKVEIQIRTKLMHQIAEDGVAAHWKYKDKKYKDKKSKNEEYYAAVKKIIEKSTNEVNEKEKTKSFAKEVTGDVLNQTIFVFTPKGDVVELPKNSTALDFAFQIHTQIGYRTIGAKINDRIVQLNQTLENGDKVEVLTSKNTKGPGKDWIAMVNNHSSKSKIRKWFKDKEFLEKSKEGEQLLEKEFEKLGLKFSDIAEEEKVFLYMKKFNISSKELLFYKFATGDLSLDGFLKKFERKQEKKLEEVLEAEQEKGNKRKEKSQGGIKISGTENTMYRFAKCCSPLPGDEICGYVTRGRGIAIHRKDCPNFKRLMEIEPDREVDVYWDEEEISKNTTRYQFNFSIKAYDRNGLLLDIIRILNEYKMEIVNVNTNVLKENGNQICLMHLGIMIRGREDFDRLANNLKSIKDVIDIIK; encoded by the coding sequence ATGGAACAGGAAAAAGTGATAAATAAAACATCAAAAGAGTTGCTTGAGCAGCTTTTTGACAGAATTAAGAAAAATAATTTGGATGTTGATACTGAAGAGATTTCTCAAGCATTTACTTTGGCGAATGAGTCGCATATTGGACAAAAGAGAAAAAGTGGAGAAAATTATATTTTACATCCTGTGGAAGTGGCAGAAATTCTTGTGGATTTGAAGATGGATACGGATACGATTGTCGCTGGAATACTTCATGATGTCGTGGAAGATACGCTTATTACCTTGCCTGACATTGAGTATATTTTTGGTGCAGATGTCAGAAAACTTGTTGACGGAGTGACGAAACTTAGAAATTTGCCGAGAACGGATAGCAAAAAGATTGAAAATATTCGGAAAATGGTCGTTGCAATGTCTGAAGATATTCGGGTTGTAATTATAAAACTAGCTGATAGACTTCATAATATGAGAACACTTAAATACATGACTCCAGCAAAGCAGCTTGAAAAATCTAAAGAAACGCTTGAAATTTTTGCGACAATTGCACATAGAATTGGGATGTCAAAGATTAAAACAGAGTTGGAAGATATAAGTTTTAGATATTTACATCCAGAAGAATATCAAGAAATTAAAGAGCTTGTAAATACAAAAAAACAGGAGAGAGAAAATTATACTAAAAAAGTTATTGAAAAAATAGAAAAAGAACTTGAAAAGCATAATTTAAAAGGAGAAGTTACGGGAAGACCCAAACATCTTTACAGCATTTACCGAAAAATGATTGAAAAAGAAAAGAGATTTGCTGACTTGAATGATTTGATTGCGGTCAGGATAATTGTCAATCGGGAAGACGAATGCTACAATGCGCTTGGAATAATCCATAATTTGTTTATTCCAGTTCCTGGAAGATTTAAAGATTATATCGCTGCACCTAAGATAAATGGGTATCAATCGATTCACACAACTGTTAATGGACCTGATAATCAAAAAGTGGAAATTCAGATTAGAACAAAACTGATGCACCAAATTGCTGAAGACGGGGTTGCGGCACACTGGAAATATAAAGATAAAAAATATAAAGATAAAAAATCTAAAAATGAAGAATATTATGCAGCTGTTAAAAAAATTATTGAAAAAAGTACAAATGAAGTGAATGAAAAAGAAAAGACGAAAAGTTTTGCAAAAGAAGTTACGGGAGATGTGCTAAACCAGACAATTTTTGTTTTTACTCCGAAAGGCGATGTTGTTGAACTTCCAAAAAATTCAACTGCACTTGATTTTGCGTTTCAAATTCACACGCAAATCGGTTATAGAACGATTGGAGCTAAAATTAATGACAGAATAGTTCAACTTAATCAAACTCTAGAGAATGGAGATAAAGTCGAAGTTTTGACTTCCAAAAATACAAAAGGTCCAGGAAAAGACTGGATAGCGATGGTAAATAATCACAGTTCAAAATCAAAAATTAGAAAGTGGTTTAAGGATAAAGAGTTTTTGGAAAAATCAAAAGAAGGGGAACAGCTTTTAGAAAAAGAATTTGAAAAATTGGGATTAAAATTTTCGGATATTGCGGAAGAAGAAAAAGTATTTTTGTATATGAAAAAATTTAATATTTCTTCAAAAGAATTGCTTTTTTATAAATTTGCAACTGGAGATTTGTCGCTTGACGGATTTTTGAAAAAATTTGAGAGAAAACAGGAGAAAAAGCTGGAAGAAGTTTTGGAGGCGGAACAGGAGAAAGGGAATAAGAGAAAGGAAAAGAGTCAAGGTGGAATAAAAATTTCTGGAACAGAAAATACGATGTACCGTTTTGCAAAATGCTGCAGTCCGCTTCCTGGAGATGAAATTTGCGGGTATGTTACTCGTGGAAGAGGAATTGCGATTCACAGAAAAGATTGTCCAAATTTTAAAAGGCTGATGGAAATTGAGCCAGATAGGGAAGTTGATGTTTATTGGGATGAAGAAGAAATTAGCAAAAATACGACAAGATATCAATTTAATTTTTCGATAAAAGCGTACGACAGAAATGGACTTCTTTTGGATATCATAAGAATTTTAAACGAATATAAAATGGAAATAGTGAATGTCAACACAAATGTTTTGAAAGAAAATGGAAATCAAATTTGTCTTATGCATTTAGGAATAATGATAAGAGGAAGAGAAGATTTTGATAGACTTGCAAATAACTTGAAATCAATAAAAGATGTGATTGATATAATAAAATAA
- a CDS encoding autotransporter outer membrane beta-barrel domain-containing protein gives MLKEFEHYFKKMIKRKEKYTKALLITFLMTGALGFSVPITPNANGEYIVNSGTGDGEVYISGGTRNIFKVDDGKKLTFTGAGDVFSTMATTPPTPRPLITISGSNTEFFGTGITNKAEFSSEDNIVLYSVKGIGGNYINGSNQKVTFKNMKAGDASISSGEPAIKVEAKNGNNIKGAEFNLIGTTNNDDDEFGIAQNSNWVVEVEGDAINNKYSELTVNVKGNTSITGLMHKEVKSVINVNLEDGGKWSFSKNYKNGSTTTTINSLNIGNDGILDVTFYPSESDGETGIYTMKLTSDGINNDGTLTNAGEINLYNGSYKDVFTIEGNYHGNNGNIIMNTLWNAPGGENGENSESDLVYITGNASGSTRVSPSSFEDEADYNIIDGTIQQLSTRLNSVPVVKVAGNSSPTTFTGTAKTTGAAEAQLTSRQVNGIWEYYWTIAPLGNANLGVIPGTGTTTGSNGGQNTSSKPIYIMAQPVSSYVLMPKVNLEMGYETVGTLHERRGENQILNLENMSKDKGQIWTRIFGHGLNEKGKERFEYESDIYGVQVGHDFKINEDSKGNTHLLGGYISYNRANTDFFDKYRAENGYISDDKFTGKGKSESVSLGLTKTKYTQNGSYYDLVGQMSFLQNKYNSRDDYAAKQKGYGLLLSAEVGRPFKFSKSVNGTSWSIEPQAQLSYQHLHIKSFNDGLRSVNQDNRNGLRTRAGVRISYDKNSEVTNRTNTYYAVANVWHDLTKNNNRATNIGLDKVSEKYGKTWGEIGIGAQAPVGQKSNLYVDTRYEHSFGNENRSGYKGTIGFKHTF, from the coding sequence ATGTTAAAAGAGTTTGAACACTATTTTAAAAAAATGATTAAACGAAAAGAAAAATATACGAAGGCATTGCTAATTACATTTTTAATGACAGGAGCATTGGGATTTTCTGTTCCAATAACTCCAAATGCTAATGGCGAATATATTGTAAATTCTGGTACTGGAGATGGAGAAGTTTATATTTCTGGTGGTACTAGAAACATTTTTAAAGTTGATGATGGTAAAAAACTTACTTTTACAGGAGCTGGAGATGTTTTTTCAACAATGGCTACAACACCTCCTACACCAAGACCATTAATAACAATTTCAGGGTCAAATACTGAGTTCTTTGGAACGGGTATAACAAATAAAGCGGAGTTTTCAAGTGAAGATAATATTGTTTTATACTCTGTAAAGGGTATAGGAGGAAACTATATTAATGGTTCGAATCAGAAAGTAACATTTAAAAATATGAAAGCAGGTGATGCATCAATAAGTTCTGGAGAACCAGCAATAAAAGTGGAAGCAAAAAATGGAAATAATATAAAAGGAGCAGAGTTCAATCTGATAGGAACAACAAATAATGATGATGATGAATTTGGAATAGCACAAAATAGTAATTGGGTAGTAGAAGTTGAAGGAGATGCAATTAATAATAAATATTCAGAATTAACAGTTAATGTAAAAGGGAATACAAGTATAACAGGATTAATGCATAAAGAAGTTAAGTCTGTTATAAATGTAAATTTGGAAGATGGGGGTAAGTGGTCATTCAGCAAAAATTATAAAAATGGTTCAACAACAACAACAATTAATTCATTAAATATTGGAAATGATGGAATTTTGGATGTAACTTTTTATCCTTCAGAATCAGATGGTGAGACTGGTATATATACTATGAAATTAACTTCTGATGGAATTAACAATGATGGGACATTGACAAATGCAGGAGAAATAAATCTTTACAATGGTTCTTACAAAGATGTTTTCACAATTGAAGGAAATTATCATGGAAATAATGGAAACATAATAATGAATACTCTTTGGAATGCTCCAGGAGGAGAAAATGGAGAAAATTCTGAATCGGATTTAGTCTACATCACTGGAAATGCATCTGGAAGCACTAGAGTTTCTCCTTCTTCTTTTGAAGATGAAGCAGATTACAATATTATAGATGGAACTATTCAGCAACTTTCTACAAGATTAAATAGTGTTCCTGTTGTAAAAGTAGCTGGAAATTCATCGCCAACAACATTTACTGGAACTGCAAAAACTACTGGAGCAGCTGAAGCACAGCTTACTAGTAGACAAGTTAATGGAATTTGGGAATATTACTGGACTATAGCGCCACTTGGAAATGCAAATTTAGGGGTAATTCCTGGAACAGGAACAACAACTGGATCAAATGGAGGACAAAATACTTCTTCTAAACCAATATATATAATGGCACAGCCAGTTTCTTCGTATGTCTTAATGCCAAAAGTTAATTTAGAAATGGGATATGAAACTGTTGGAACTCTTCACGAAAGAAGAGGAGAAAATCAAATTTTAAATTTAGAAAATATGTCAAAAGATAAAGGTCAAATTTGGACTAGAATTTTTGGACATGGATTAAATGAAAAAGGAAAAGAAAGATTTGAATACGAAAGTGATATTTATGGAGTTCAAGTAGGACATGATTTTAAAATAAATGAAGATTCAAAAGGAAATACTCACTTACTAGGAGGATATATTTCATATAATAGAGCAAATACAGATTTTTTTGATAAATACAGAGCAGAAAATGGATATATTTCCGATGATAAATTTACAGGAAAAGGAAAATCTGAAAGTGTTTCTTTAGGACTTACAAAAACCAAATATACACAAAATGGATCATATTATGATTTAGTTGGTCAGATGTCATTTTTACAAAATAAATATAATTCAAGAGATGATTATGCTGCAAAACAGAAAGGCTATGGATTATTACTGTCAGCTGAAGTTGGAAGACCATTTAAATTTTCTAAAAGTGTAAATGGAACTAGTTGGTCAATTGAGCCACAAGCACAGTTGAGTTATCAACATTTGCATATAAAATCTTTTAATGATGGCTTAAGAAGTGTGAATCAAGATAACAGAAATGGATTGAGAACGAGAGCCGGAGTAAGAATTTCATACGACAAAAACTCAGAAGTTACAAATAGAACAAATACATATTATGCAGTAGCAAATGTGTGGCACGACTTGACAAAAAATAACAATAGAGCTACAAATATCGGACTTGACAAAGTGAGTGAAAAATATGGAAAAACTTGGGGAGAAATAGGAATAGGTGCTCAAGCTCCTGTTGGACAAAAAAGTAATCTGTATGTAGATACAAGATATGAACATTCATTTGGAAACGAAAATCGTTCAGGTTATAAAGGAACTATTGGATTTAAACATACTTTTTAA
- a CDS encoding lipopolysaccharide assembly protein LapB yields MEGMNLDNFDNNDLGQAFNIGKRCFEKGDFVLAEKYLKKATKSGNREAFLLLFEIFLKDDRTNIAEKYLKPLADGGDFEFQNKLGEVYRKKANFELAEYYFKLAIGNGNRKAHYNLGKLYYEYQKNDMAIENLKIAADQEQDQQAQVFLAKIYKDSGQIDLAQQYFSAAKDNAKAYYYLGNLYEEKNELPLAENNWKIAADEYDYKKAQKKLVDYYKDNLTLRKHYLSLLADKNNLDAFIKLGDIFTQEKNYGLAFSNYNNFFNATSHLKDSPTVNMDGIDKEKLRFNYGKSCVSLGKFDIAQECFKENKYLCENENIIEVAKLYEAANQFKTAIEYYKLALHIQ; encoded by the coding sequence ATGGAAGGGATGAATTTGGATAATTTTGACAACAATGATTTAGGTCAAGCTTTTAACATAGGGAAAAGATGCTTTGAAAAAGGAGATTTTGTACTGGCGGAAAAATATTTGAAAAAAGCGACAAAATCTGGGAATAGAGAAGCATTTTTGCTACTTTTTGAAATATTTTTAAAAGACGATAGAACTAACATTGCGGAAAAATATTTAAAACCTCTTGCTGATGGCGGAGATTTTGAGTTTCAAAATAAGCTGGGAGAAGTTTATAGAAAAAAAGCTAATTTTGAACTTGCAGAATATTACTTCAAATTGGCGATTGGTAATGGAAATAGAAAGGCTCATTATAATTTGGGAAAACTTTACTACGAATATCAAAAAAACGATATGGCAATAGAAAATTTAAAAATTGCGGCTGATCAAGAACAAGATCAACAAGCACAAGTTTTCCTTGCAAAAATTTACAAAGATTCTGGACAAATTGACTTGGCACAGCAATATTTCAGTGCTGCAAAAGATAATGCAAAAGCTTATTATTATTTAGGAAATTTGTATGAAGAAAAAAATGAGTTACCTTTAGCTGAAAATAACTGGAAAATTGCGGCTGATGAATATGATTATAAAAAAGCTCAAAAGAAATTGGTTGATTATTACAAAGATAATTTGACACTAAGAAAGCATTATTTGTCACTACTTGCCGATAAAAATAATTTAGATGCGTTTATAAAGTTGGGAGATATTTTTACACAAGAAAAAAATTACGGACTTGCATTTTCAAATTACAACAACTTTTTTAATGCAACTTCACATTTAAAAGACAGTCCCACAGTCAATATGGACGGAATCGACAAGGAAAAGTTGCGATTTAATTACGGTAAAAGCTGCGTGTCACTTGGAAAATTTGACATTGCACAAGAATGCTTTAAAGAAAATAAATATTTATGCGAAAACGAAAATATTATCGAAGTTGCAAAACTTTACGAAGCAGCTAACCAGTTTAAAACTGCCATCGAATATTATAAATTAGCACTTCATATTCAATAA